The Acidobacteriota bacterium genome has a segment encoding these proteins:
- a CDS encoding Rne/Rng family ribonuclease, whose amino-acid sequence MTKVMLINASQIEESRIAVVQDGSLELFEIETIGEKQLKGNIYKGRVANLSPSIQAAFVDIGLEKPAFLPLDEVNFKNKPPFQPEIRRKSRRLRISDIFRRGEEVVVQVSREGFGEKPPTLSTFYSLAGRYLVLTPYVETEAISRKIENFEQREKLKKMVAELNAPAGFGIIVRTAGMDQSRGELLKDFRYLSMLWRHIERAARESTVPSLIFKERDIVIRTIRDYFMPDISEVIVDDEQVFHDIQRFFRAVMPEKEKILKRYTGDTPLFMKYNMEEQIEAIFRRRVELRSGGYIVIDSAEALTAIDVNSGRLEKVNSLEETAFQSNLEAAEEIAKQLRLRDIGGPIVIDFIDMKSQQNIRLVEKKLRDALKKDKARFDMTRMSKFGIVEISRQRMKAAKSSARYRTCIACGGGGMVKTVESATLSALSRIQSYLIGKSPESITIQLPEEIALYLLNAKRRELGLIEKHSKVRISIKVNNHLKPGEYQFEAE is encoded by the coding sequence ATGACTAAGGTCATGCTGATCAACGCCTCGCAGATCGAAGAGAGCAGAATTGCCGTCGTCCAGGACGGCTCCCTGGAGCTCTTCGAGATAGAAACAATCGGTGAGAAGCAGCTCAAGGGGAATATTTATAAAGGGCGGGTTGCCAACCTCAGTCCCTCCATCCAGGCTGCCTTCGTCGATATAGGTCTTGAGAAACCAGCTTTTCTTCCCCTCGATGAGGTAAACTTCAAGAACAAGCCTCCTTTCCAGCCTGAGATCCGGAGAAAATCGAGACGGTTGCGCATATCGGACATTTTCAGGAGAGGAGAGGAGGTCGTAGTCCAGGTTTCGAGAGAGGGGTTCGGGGAAAAGCCCCCCACGCTGAGCACCTTCTACTCGCTTGCAGGACGGTATCTCGTCCTCACCCCGTATGTCGAGACGGAAGCCATTTCCAGAAAGATCGAGAACTTCGAACAGAGGGAAAAACTGAAGAAGATGGTCGCCGAGCTAAATGCTCCTGCTGGATTCGGCATCATCGTCCGGACGGCAGGGATGGACCAGAGCCGGGGGGAGCTTCTGAAGGATTTTCGCTACCTTTCCATGCTCTGGAGACACATAGAACGGGCGGCGAGAGAATCGACAGTGCCCTCTCTCATCTTCAAGGAGAGGGACATCGTCATAAGAACCATCAGAGACTACTTCATGCCGGACATCTCCGAAGTCATCGTCGATGACGAACAGGTTTTCCATGACATCCAGAGATTCTTCCGGGCAGTCATGCCTGAAAAAGAGAAAATTCTAAAGCGCTACACGGGAGACACCCCCCTCTTCATGAAGTACAACATGGAGGAACAGATCGAGGCCATCTTCCGCCGGAGGGTAGAGCTCAGATCCGGCGGATACATAGTCATTGACAGTGCTGAAGCTCTGACAGCCATCGACGTCAATTCAGGAAGACTGGAGAAGGTAAACAGCCTGGAGGAGACTGCCTTCCAGAGTAACCTTGAAGCGGCTGAAGAGATCGCCAAGCAGCTCAGGCTCAGAGACATAGGAGGTCCCATTGTCATCGACTTCATCGATATGAAGTCCCAGCAGAACATCAGGCTGGTCGAGAAGAAGCTGAGAGATGCCCTGAAGAAAGATAAGGCACGGTTCGACATGACGAGAATGTCCAAATTCGGGATTGTCGAGATCTCCCGCCAGAGGATGAAGGCGGCCAAATCATCGGCAAGATACAGGACCTGCATCGCCTGCGGTGGCGGAGGAATGGTCAAGACGGTGGAATCGGCCACCCTTTCCGCGTTGAGCAGGATCCAGTCCTATCTGATAGGCAAGAGCCCGGAGAGCATAACCATCCAACTGCCAGAGGAGATCGCCCTCTATCTTCTCAACGCCAAGAGAAGAGAGCTTGGCCTCATCGAGAAGCACTCAAAGGTCAGGATATCGATCAAAGTCAACAATCACCTTAAACCAGGCGAGTACCAGTTTGAAGCCGAATGA